aaacttatcaGTTACAGTATAATACGATACAGTCAAACCAAATAATAAATATTATTTgacaataacaatcaatacaatctatccaaatattatattcataaaataatacaatacaatacgatacaatataatataatacAGTACATTATAAAACGACGGGAACAATGATCCAAAAGAGTGTAAAGTAAAAATCTCTACCAAGAATGAAAATTCCTCATTGATACAGGCAAATAAGTAGGAGGGCGaaataatatattttcttaaaCAGTACATTTGCCTCGTTTCCCTGACAAATCTCAACTTTCAATTTCCCCAATTCTtacaaatccccaaattttacaGCACAAAATCAAAACTGAGGAGTTACTATCAACAATGTGCTTTACTCTGATATTTCGACTTAGTAACAATGGCGCGAAAAGGCATCTCTTTTCCATAAATTGCACCAAATTTCAGCTCTTTTACTACTCCACAGCTCCAGCAAATGTTACAAACAGCAGCAATTTATTGGTTGATTTGCTAGTTAACTCAGTTGGATTCTCCAAAGAAAAAGCTATTTCTACTAGCACTAAGGTAACTTGCTTGAAACCCGGAAACAATAAGCCTAATTTAGTCCTTAATTTTTTCGAACAAATTGGTTTACACAAAACCCAGATTAAAACCCTTGTTTCTGCATACCCCGGATTGCTATTTTCTGATGTTGATAATACCCTTAAACCTAAAATTAAGGTTCTTCAAGAAGTTGGCTTATCTGGGTCGAATTTAACTAGAGTAATTACAAGAAGTGGTGCTTTGTTTCATACAAGTCTTGATACTTTTATTAGAAATCTTGATTATCTTCGAGAATTATTAGGTAGTGATGTTGATTCCGTAGCTATGGTTATAAAAAGAGCACCTTGGTTATTTTCTCGGAATCTCCCTAAAGCAATGCCACCCAATATATTGTTGTTAGAGAGAGTAGGATTTTCAAGTATGGATATTAACAAGTTTTTTCTTCGTCGTCCGTTGGCCATGGTTCAAAAGACTGAGTGGCTTGAGAGCGTAGTGCGTCGAGTAGAAAAGGATTTTGGCATTCCTAGAGGGTCCCCTATGTTTAAACATGGAATTGAAGCTATTGTAAATTTTGGTGAGTCTACACTAAAGATGAAACTAGAGATTTTCAGGAGTTTTGGATGGTTGGATTCTGATATTCTCACAATGGTGCAAAAGCTTCCTTACTGTTTGACCGCATCTGAGGCTAAGCTTAGAAAAGGATTGGAGTTTTTCATGAATGAACTTGGATATAAGTCTAGTTATATCGCCAGTCACCCTACGCTTTTGAAGCTCAGTTTGGAGAAAAGGGTCTTGCCAAGGAATGAAATCTTCAAACTTCTCAAGGAGAAGCTACTTTTAAGGAGGAGGCTATGTCTTTACACTGTCGTGTCATATCCGGAATCAAAGTTTATAGAGAACTGTGTGTTGCCGTTCAGGTATGAGTTGCCTGAGTTGTATGAGTTATATATGAAGAGTAAGGGCTAAGAGGAAATTCTTTTTGGTTGAGATACTGGCACTAGACCATTGTTTGTTTCTGAGGTTTATCCACTTTTCCGATGACATTGTTTTTTCATCTTTAAGCTCCTTAAAGAATATTGCTGCTATTATATTCCTTTGTTGATGAGCCATTTATCAGCAAGCTTCCTTAGATTATTTTACTGCATTTCCGACGAGAGGATAAGCAACAACATTATTATATTATAGAAAGGCTCTTTCAAATAATGTTAAAACACTCTGCTGCAACACCTTTTTCAAAGCAATGCTAATCAATTTAAGTAACTCCCTAAAGACATACCGTTATAACTGATTGGTAAGAAATCGTACAGTTGGAGTAAAGATGCTAAACCCGTTCCTGACTTTGTCATCAGATGCTATGTAGTTCACTCTTGTAAAGACATAATGCTGTTTCCTTTAGTCAAGATTGAGGTGTATCTTAGCCCTTTTCCAACTTCTTATGGTTTCATTGGTTTTAGTGCTATAATTAGCATAAAACCTTGTAAGATTGACATCTACTGCGATTTTTGTTCTGACCCTTTCTATTTGCATTTTCTTGAATCTTGCGATTGATATTATGTAGATGTATTCTTCTTATGTTATTTGCTTCATGGTCTTTTTTCTAAGAGATGGAGATAGTACGTGCACAAACGTAATACTGCTCAAAACAGGTAGATTGATCAAGTAGCCTTACACTTCCTTCTTTGTTTTATAGTAAGGTTCCAGAATCCTTTTAATCAAGATTTAGCTCTAGTttgtttgacttttttttttagtAAGCCTGTTTGGTGGCTTTCTTTCTCTTGGGGATGTGGGTTGTAAAGTTCTTTCAGAAACATAGTTCAGAGTCAGCACATTCAAACCATTAGGGGTCGCTTGGTACATGGAATAAGAATAATAATCCTGGGATAAAGTTAGGATTAACTTTATCTCATGTTTGGTTTGGGGTATTAGCTAATCCCGGGATTACTTTTACACTAAAATAGTGGGATTAGTTATCTCATATAGAAGGTGGGATAACTAATTCCAGGATATCCCACCATTGTACCAAACGGCCCCATAGAGTAATATGGCTGAGCCATCAGCTATACGATAGCCAATTGTTTGTTGACCCTCCGTGCCACAAAAGCATCTCTAGTTCAATACTTCAGAGGATGGTCACTCTTCATTAATTAATGCCCTTGCTCTGATGTATTGTATAATAAAAACTTTCTTTAACCCATTCGTTTTAATTGAAATGTTAAAGGAAATTCCTATCAAATGATACGCAAAAAGCCAAGATGCTCCTAGAAAATCTGGTGCAATTGTTTGATTTCTAGAGATTCTTCATTTCTTATGCATGTAAGGTGAAATTCAAACTCAAACGATAGTAGTTTCAATTATGAGGGGACAGCTGCTCAGGCTGCTGAATTCCCTGGTGTTTCTTCTGTCATTAGACGATGCTTAGATGTGGCAAATTTAGAGTCTAAGATGCGGGTTCCCAGGAACCCAATAGCTTTTGCCTaggccttatatatatatatatatatatgttaaaaattcattaaatatttaACCATGAACCTAGTTATTAGCTTGAAATCCTTGTAGAAATTCATAAACTTCAAATCAGAGATTCGTTTCTGAATTGTTTAATAGCTATTTGTATTGACCATGACAGACCTCCTTTTATGTTCTCACTTGTGCAACCCTGtcttgtgattttttcattttgtaaatgCATAGCGGGTtctagaaacagcctctctacgtTCAAtatagggtaaggtctgcgtactatctaccctttgcataggGTTAAGGTTTGCGTACTATCTACCCTCCCAAGACTTCACTTTTTTATCAGGCAGGTTTTCTTTTGGTGCTTAAGTACGAACGTTCAATGATGTTATATTGTTCCTTTAATATGGTACTCGTATgtcttgtttcttttttcttgattggaaccaaaaaaaacaacaacaaaagggtggaatatttttgttgttttgggAAATTCCAACTCTTTGGAAAAGTAAAGTCCTAGGAGtaatattttggaaaaaaaaaagtatGCTGGTGTTGGGAAGGAAGAAAAATAGGATGGAGAAAAAACAGAGTGCTGGGGTTGGGTGTATTATTCCTTGCCTTCTTACACAAGGAATAATATAAATGATAAAGATTTTCATGGCTAAAATATGCATGGTGATTTCTTTTCAAATgtagggtaggttttttattttatgaatataaaccgaaaaaataccgaaccgtaccgaataaatttataATGTGaacaatatatttatatattaagtctaaaaataataaagcgtTAAATTTTTTCAcgggccttggaattatgaaacagttacaagccaacaagtaaatcaactcaaaatcataattctcaaacctattatgctactcctattgaaactaaattatttccagCATGTTCACTAGCAAGAAACGAGGTATTGTAATGATTATGgatagcaaactacaatgtattgaatatgtttcctttcgtatgattttgattttttttaattatttaatattctATAGACGTTATTCTTGAATCCCAGCTTAGTAATATTTTTCCACTCGCGTGTGATTTATATTGGTTTTGtattttcttagttttttttACGTTGATGTAGAATAATTagtggatctatactctagccatctttcatattttcttaatttGTCACCTTTTAAACATTAAAAATGCCATATgtgttttgctaagtcctataaaagtacgtttgttattgcattctacttctactagtgGCTTTTACATgacattaaaaaaaattacaaaaaatttactgaaccgtaccgataccgaagagaaaccgacatgattgtgacggtttcgaaaagtctaatttaggttatacataatagaataaccaaaAATTTGATataatacaaattttataaaataaccggccgaaccgaaCAATTAACACCCCTACCACTGGGTGTGGTACATGATTTCCTAAGCTTTACCGCATAACGAGACGCTAAGGGAAGCAACGGGTTATTTCATCCAAGAGGATGTTCACAGCACAAAACTCACTAGTCTTATTTTTATCACTTAAAAATCATCAGACTAAATTTTAATACCCAAATGACCTAAACCCATTTTAAATAGGGGTACCAATAGTTTGGTTCGGTCggttaattttaaaatttatataataCTATTTTTTTAGGTACACTAATCTTTTATATGATCATCATTTCGGTTTTTCTTTGATATTGGTACGATTTGATAGTTTTCgatatttttcttaaaatgtCATATAACTAAGAGTCACTAATAGAAGTTAGAACGCAATAACATAAGTACTTATACtttataaatttttttattgTTTAAATGATAATAAACCAAGAAAATgtaaaaaaatagccaaattaAAGATTCATCCCACTATTAATCTACAATAATGTATAAAAatataaacaaagaaaagaaaaatataaaccaCATGATTGAAAAGATATTAATCACGTTGTGACTCAAGAATAGAGTACGTTAGAAGATTAAGTATCCAACAAGAGAAATCTAAATCATATAAGAGGAAAGGTAGTCAATACTTTGTGACTGACTACTCAAGATCGTTGGAATACCTTGTGGCTTGCTGCTCAATGATCaaggccaaccctgtactactatgaAGTAGCAAGAGagatcgaagcagcttttacccgagaaggtcgggatcgatttccacagggagctagatattggagttgagtttctatctaaatgggAATTGTGTAATTATTcataattgcacttctaaacattatttgttttggttttacttctaattttatattactacgatgctaaattaagctaagtaaaGCTAAAATTAAACTATTGAGTgttgatcaaatagataaaaggcactaaggtagtgactttctcctaggtgattAATTAActgattcttgagtctaaggctagattgtcacatttggggagtatgatataaccattgcacgattctacccactctatacctctcggtagttcgagtgattttgcccgaattgactttctcaaaaccaattgggtatgcaaatttgtacaAGCAATTGatgttcaagtcgggtattactatctctaggtttaatcctttaattggggctatcaatctcttgaatacgccccatttccttgttggactaatttcatggacttaggctctctttctcaaaaagagccaaagtctactaggcataaactagtgttttcaaccactaattcaacattaaaaccttaaattagtccaaatatcaaacacctatagataatcaagcatcaaaatacaagactcatcaattactcacactagggttgagccacaaccctagctaatgggtctagctactcataattatagaagaaaataaagaaatagataaagaaaaactcataataattaattactaaataaaacttgaagattcaatgttgaaactaagctaaaattactcaaaatagtaaaagagaagaattcacgagcgcaactctatgtccaaaactatctgatgacctaaaaataggaaaagaaactatttgTACTAGGCTAAAagttctggacaaaaatacctctgcggggctagtgcggacctcacaaaatcgagtgcggccgaactaaggctcttggcttgaCTAATCTCCTCTCTGAAGTTGTCCACCGCGGACTGTACAAAATGCAcagcggccgcggtggcttctattgcagTCCGTACAAAATGGACCGTGGACCGTATTGGGCATAATCCTTCAATCGTCACCTCTCTGAACTTTGGCTCTGCGGATCACACGAAATCGAGTGCGGACGCAATGAAattaatgcggtccgcacaaagtcctCTTTGGCCACATTGTCTGGCTGACTGAGAAGCATACTCTCTAATCTTCATCTTTGCGGCCCACACAaaatgttgtgcggccgcactggcccagttgtgagcacgtgattttcgccctatatgagaatcactcccaaaaattcaaaataaaacaattttcctttatgtgcaatgtttttatttttgtggtatttttgtataattatttgtatttttgtctgtgcatgtttattcgtttaaattaataaaaatataaaatatgtcgcattttcatttagtatttatttaagtttgttttacaaaaatgagaaaatcataaaaaaatg
This sequence is a window from Nicotiana sylvestris chromosome 3, ASM39365v2, whole genome shotgun sequence. Protein-coding genes within it:
- the LOC104215076 gene encoding transcription termination factor MTERF6, chloroplastic/mitochondrial-like, encoding MCFTLIFRLSNNGAKRHLFSINCTKFQLFYYSTAPANVTNSSNLLVDLLVNSVGFSKEKAISTSTKVTCLKPGNNKPNLVLNFFEQIGLHKTQIKTLVSAYPGLLFSDVDNTLKPKIKVLQEVGLSGSNLTRVITRSGALFHTSLDTFIRNLDYLRELLGSDVDSVAMVIKRAPWLFSRNLPKAMPPNILLLERVGFSSMDINKFFLRRPLAMVQKTEWLESVVRRVEKDFGIPRGSPMFKHGIEAIVNFGESTLKMKLEIFRSFGWLDSDILTMVQKLPYCLTASEAKLRKGLEFFMNELGYKSSYIASHPTLLKLSLEKRVLPRNEIFKLLKEKLLLRRRLCLYTVVSYPESKFIENCVLPFSWSKDAKPVPDFVIRCYVVHSCKDIMLFPLVKIEVYLSPFPTSYGFIGFSAIISIKPCKIDIYCDFCSDPFYLHFLESCD